A genomic window from Algoriphagus sp. Y33 includes:
- a CDS encoding O-methyltransferase, with the protein MEFIDPALLTYCETHSSEEDYLLKKIARETQAKVMMPRMISGHLQGKMLELFTKMKNPKTILEIGTYTGYSGICMARGLDKDGKLITLDINDELEVMVRGFFEESGINDKIDYRLGNAMEIIPTLPGPFDMVFIDADKINYINYYELIIDKMNPGGIILADNVLWSGKILADESRQIDKNTQAILDFNALIQNDPRVENALLPIRDGVMMARKI; encoded by the coding sequence ATGGAATTCATCGACCCAGCTCTTTTAACATATTGCGAAACTCACAGCAGTGAAGAGGATTATTTGCTAAAAAAGATCGCCAGAGAAACTCAGGCGAAAGTAATGATGCCCCGCATGATCTCCGGTCATTTGCAGGGAAAAATGCTGGAACTTTTCACCAAAATGAAAAATCCAAAAACAATTTTGGAAATCGGTACATACACAGGGTATTCGGGAATCTGCATGGCAAGAGGACTCGATAAAGACGGGAAGTTGATCACCCTGGACATCAATGATGAGTTGGAAGTGATGGTACGTGGATTTTTTGAAGAAAGCGGTATTAATGACAAAATCGATTACAGATTAGGAAATGCCATGGAAATCATCCCTACACTACCGGGGCCTTTCGACATGGTATTTATAGATGCAGACAAAATAAACTACATCAACTATTATGAGCTGATAATCGACAAGATGAATCCAGGGGGGATTATTTTAGCCGACAATGTGCTGTGGTCCGGGAAAATTTTGGCAGACGAAAGCCGACAAATAGACAAGAATACACAGGCAATTTTAGACTTTAATGCCCTAATCCAGAATGATCCCAGGGTAGAAAACGCCTTGCTTCCCATACGCGACGGAGTGATGATGGCAAGAAAAATCTAA